The DNA sequence TGAACACCTCCCCCACCCACCAAAtaatacaaacacactcacacatgcatggGGACAGGAGACAAAacaaatgacttcatttaaaggtgaagtgtggaatttctgcaccattagcatcactaaatgaaattgcaaaaatgctgATTATTTTCAAACGAGTCTCCTGAACACTCTCCTAGGGCCTAAAATTCACGTCATTGGttcagccaatgttgctgtgtcaggatgGTCGGGATGCTTAAACAAAAAGCAAAGTTTTAAAAGTGCCACAGAGTTTACACATTTTAGTAAAATATgccaatgaatggcttacttatattaaGTTTATATTAAGCTGAGAAAcgagaaaataatttaatattaaaattacacttttatTGTCACCTTTAAGTTTTATACTTTATTTAGTTTTATACTACTTTATAGAGGTTCATTACATGTACATGTCCATTACACGTCGGAGTCTAAGATAGAGGAGGGCACATGTGCTCGTGATGTTTATGTTGTCTTTTATTTCTTGGGAACTTTCAGCAGTCAGAACTCCTAGAAAgagcaaatatatataaataaataaataaataaataaataaataaagaggacTTTAAACTACTCAGCTTTTGTCCACTTCAGAAGATGCTTAAtgatgttactttttttttattttattgtccagttattttatgcaatgcaatgcaatgtcaGATCTAATACAGTCATCTGTATCATTGGTGTTCAAAATTGTGTATTGTAATCTGTATCTTTAGTGTTGAAAGTTGAAAATCAGCAGAGAGGTACAGCAGAGAGTAGATGTCAGCAGTGTGCTGATGATTTAAAATGTCTAATCCAAAATTTCTTActggccatgaaactgtattttggaTAAGGTTTATATTAAGGCTAATATTAATTTTAGCTCTCTTTTTATTCGCATTTTAAAGACCAGCGGAGGTCTCTGTGTCACCTGCAGCATCAAATACAAGATAAGCCAGTCATCGTCTCTCAGTGAAACTGTGCTGGACACAAAACATGAAGGCACATCATGATTATGTTCCTCATATTTTCGTATTGGTAGCTTAATGTAAGGAATATTCCACTTATGTGTTGTTACATGGAGttctggatgaaaaaaaaaaactatatcctaaatttaaaattaatgtaagtacatTTTCCACTGAGGTGTTAGAAGACGCACAAGTCGTATCCAATGAAGTAGAAGGTTTGATTTTAATAGATTGTGTCACATCCGTGAGGATCAGAATATCGTATTTACAATTCAATTTTAACCATGTATTATGTGCAATTTCTCATAAAGTTACCAGTCAAATGGCaagtaactctttttttttttaactcacaaatgGTGCTTGGTAAGTGCTAGATTTGGATCATTTCTAGGCTTTTTGTATAGAGCAAATATAGCATATGTTAATCTAAGAGGGTTGTGACTAATCTGCCTCATGTTACTCTTAGCATGGGgtgtgtgtatttctgtgttCTGTACAGTAATGACAGAAGGAGCTCTTTCGGCTGTGTGAACTCGCTGGCTGATCTTGACTGGCACTGTCACATgcagaaagacacacacacacacacacacacacacacagtcacacacacaaataggaCTGTGAGCTCCAAGTCCATCATCCACTTGCTGTCAGACCTGAGAGCTGGTTGCTGTGTTCATGcttatatttattttactttggaaGTGTTGATAAGGGCAGGGAAGAGAGGGAGTGGGATTGGCTGGGATGTTTTCTGGGATGTAATCTAAAATACTGGTGCATGTATAAGCATAATCCTGCTATAAATTTAATAACATTTCTGTCAAGCATGGCCATGACCATCAATTTTGCATGTAAATACTCTCAAAtatttgtgtatatacagtatatatgtgtagacagatttacacaaaaattatataatataaactcATGGAATAATTATTCAAAATGATTTAGGCTGAATTGGAATGCCCGCCATTGTACAAAgttgtcattatacagtataaacaaagtTGTACACATCACAGCAACACTTTGAGTGTTCATTATTTTGGTGTAATTTGGTATATTGGTTATAGTTACTAATAATAGTgtaatctcagctctgtttaaagggatagttcaccccaaaataaaaattctctcataatttattcaccctcgtgccatcccagatgtgtatgattttcttttttctgctgaacacaaaggtttttagaagaatgtctcagctctgtaggtccattcagtacacgtgaatggtagccagaaatttgaagctccaaaaagcacataaaggcagaataaaagtaatccatatgactccagtggtttaatccctatcttcagaagagatatgataggtgtaagtgagaaacagaacaatacttaagtcctttgtTAATATAAATgatcctccctacccagtagatggacaaagaatgtgaatcgccaaaaacaaaagaagaatgtgaaagtgaaagtggagattttggtgatttttaaaaaaatatgtttctgtttctcacccaaacctatcatatcacttctgaagatatggatttaaccactggagtcatatggattacttttatgctgcctttaagtgctttttgaacttcaaagttcagagtttaaatattcttctaaaaatattcatttgtgtttagcagaacaaagaaagtcatacacatctgggatggcatgagggtgagtaaatgatgagataattttcatttttgggtgaactatccctttaacaaattttaccatgtttaagtcCATTCtggaaaagtctgttttattttattttattttattttattttatttatatattttttcagattTCGTCTGGGCCTACCTATAAGTGCAATCACTCATAGCTTTTTAGCCTTTCATTGctcttaaattattttatgatggGTGAGATGGACACAAAATCACACTCACTTCTAAGTGCAGGACAAGTGTTGAGCGTCAACAGCAACAACACATAAGATCAacaatattttgattatttttggtaATACATCCTGCTAGTGCATAGACACTTctgcttgacacacacacacaaagacatgtaAACACATGtgtacatacacactcacacacacctgcTCTGTTAATCTCTATGATTTCCTCCTGCGCAAGAGGACAGTCTCCTGCCATGCTTCCAGAGCCCACCATACTGCCCAGcacattacccatgatcctgtGTGGCGAGGCAGTCGCCATGGCCAAGGCGTCTGGTTTACAGTAGTTTGGCGATCCAGGCTGTGGAGCCCGTGGGATGTGCTTATTCTTTTTCTTGGGCAGCTTCTGCTTGGCCATGGCCAGAGAGTAGTACATGCCGAAGTTGTTAACAATGACGGGCACTGGCATGGCGATGGTCAGCACACCCGCCAAGGCGCAAAGGGCACCCACTAACATACCAGACCACGTCTCTGGATACATGTCACCGTAGCCCAGCGTCGTCATGGTCACCACTGCCCACCAGAAGCCTATGGGGATGTTTTTGAAGGTGGTGTGTTTGCTTGCTGTGATGTCGTCCGGGTCTGCGCCGATGCGCTCGGCGTAGTAAATCATAGTTGCGAAGATGAGCACTCCAAGAGCAAGGAAGATGATGAGAAGCAAGAATTCATTGGTACTGGCGCGAAGCGTATGGCCCAGCACTCTTAGCCCCACAAAATGGCGCGTGAGCTTGAAGATTCGAAGGATTCGGACGAATCGCACCACGCGCAAAAAGCCCAGCACATCTTTGGCGGCTTTAGAAGAGAGGCCGCTCAGCGCCACCTCCAGGTAAAAGGGTAGGATGGCTACAAAGTCGATGATGTTCAACGTGCTCTTGAAGAACTCGGCCTTGTCTGGGCAGAAGATGACACGGGCAAACACCTCGATGGTGAACCAGATGACACACATTCCTTCTACATAGGTAAGCCATCTGTCAGTCACTACCTCAAACACAATCTCCTCCCGCGTGACGTTCCCCACTGTCACATTCTCTGTCTTATTGATGATGGTGTTGAAGGCCTCGTGTGTCTCCAAGCAAAATGTTGAGATGGAGATGAGGATGAACAGGAGCGAGCCGAACGCCACATACTAAAAACAGAGAGAAGACAGAGAGAAGAGATAGcgagacagaaagagagggagggagacacAAAGAGAGATGAGAAGATGAGTACATTGACAATATAAAGTAAAATTGAAGTGAGTACAAATTAGGTGTCCCATTTCATTTTTAAAGCCTAAAGGCACAAATCACATGTTCTTTGAATTGAGAATTAACTATATGTTAGATTACTAACTCTGAATAATAACTCTTATTGAAtataaaattaaaggtgcactgagtAACTTTTTCCCCttagaaatgaattgtaattttgaaacatatgtataaaatcatgaccacttacatgagatgaggactctagtcatatcagtaaccttattaaaGCTGTTTAATTCTACACAGGGGAGGGGTgctctcatgggggctgccattttagactCACATGATTAGCTGAATCTCAGTAAGCGTCTTTTTATtgtacactttcactcttggattaaattaatcatggctgattgtgaatagtgattttctacaatggcatcagtcactgaaaactattgattttgaatgatgctgcatccacactactaggtgtcattgtaagtccaagatgacaaacaaaaagatactgagtgcacctttaacttagcATATACAAACACATTTTGTGGAATAAATGTTTGATAACTACAAAACAAAGGGACATGGCTTAATTAAggctaaggccacgtccacactaatccattttttgtttggaaacacattgattttgccacGTTTgcgcctctcattcacactggaacAGCATTGAAAAACGCTCTCtagtaccgcatactttggaaaatgctgaagtttcaaataaaacaaattagtGTGGACTGCAAGCCTATTctgacccattttttttttttacataaatactATCTATTGATTCtatgtttgtttaatgtttacatctagAAACAGTGGAAtcacacaaattaaggttttaaaCTGTTCCAAATTTTAGTTACAGTGTTGCAAAAATGGCAAACGTCATAAACAATAAAAGAGATtaaaacagctcata is a window from the Myxocyprinus asiaticus isolate MX2 ecotype Aquarium Trade chromosome 13, UBuf_Myxa_2, whole genome shotgun sequence genome containing:
- the LOC127449939 gene encoding potassium voltage-gated channel subfamily C member 1-like isoform X6; its protein translation is MCVCSRTRTLHAREPSQTESELLLPPSPLRSLTSSPSPCSPMLSSVCVSSFKGRKGGNKSSNKACYSADMTCPSESEKIVINCGGIRHETYRSTLKTLPGTRLSWLTEPDAFSNFDYDPKSDEFFFDRHPNTFAFILNYYRTGKLHCPNDVCGPLFEEELAFWGIDETDVEACCWMNYRQHRDAEEALDSFETPEPDLPEDDPALTGGADGDLKRLCLQEDGRNASWWSTWRPRIWALFEDPYSSKYARYVAFGSLLFILISISTFCLETHEAFNTIINKTENVTVGNVTREEIVFEVVTDRWLTYVEGMCVIWFTIEVFARVIFCPDKAEFFKSTLNIIDFVAILPFYLEVALSGLSSKAAKDVLGFLRVVRFVRILRIFKLTRHFVGLRVLGHTLRASTNEFLLLIIFLALGVLIFATMIYYAERIGADPDDITASKHTTFKNIPIGFWWAVVTMTTLGYGDMYPETWSGMLVGALCALAGVLTIAMPVPVIVNNFGMYYSLAMAKQKLPKKKNKHIPRAPQPGSPNYCKPDALAMATASPHRIMGNVLGSMVGSGSMAGDCPLAQEEIIEINRADSKQNGDAANAALANEDCPTIDQVLGPDDRSPATGGMGTGTGRERYPHDRACFLLSTGEFRTTDSNVRKVLSF